The Drosophila biarmipes strain raj3 chromosome X, RU_DBia_V1.1, whole genome shotgun sequence genome includes the window actgcgagaaatgaCTACCGGTTTTtagattaattttttatatttttagaatacATGTATCACATGCACAAAAAACTACACGTTTAAGCAATGTgctatacatacatatatcacaatgcatgaaaaaaattattatattaccaaaagcactaaaaaaaatttccaatactgctagttttttttaacaaaaactttttttattacaaaaaataacacGTTTTCCTTGAAAACCACatatagaaaaaatgtatttaataatgTCACCAACCTAtacatacaaataattattttattcccttaaatgaaacaacaaaattatttttaaacatacctcctacaattttttttgttaaaaaaaataaataaacatttatctAAAAGTTTAAACGTATAACTTTCCCTTCGAAGAACACCTACAtacataacaaaaaaatataatattaataatgtcACCAGCCGACATGAACCtaggacttttttaaaaaatattcattttttgcTTATCGAAGGGTATTTTTTGATCAGTAGCACATAAGCTTACCCATTCTAATGAATCTATtgatttttttgatttcaataCACCTAATTTGGATAAAGAACacataaaaatcataaaaaaaatttttaatttttaatcaatttaattaaacacaTTTTCCCGAGTGCACTGCAACTTAAGCTGGGGCAATTTGTTGCAAGTCAGTTGTGGGTGCTCCGCTTACACCTCTCCCCGGACAGGACGGTTTAAATGCGCACAGCTGGCGGGATTACCGGGCGGAATTTGCAAATGTAAACGCAGCGAATTAGTCGCGCCCCGAACATTCCGAACAGCCCTCGGAAGAGGCAGGGGCACGGGGGTACGGGGAACGGTATCAGCACCACCCTCGCGCCATCGAGAACACACCCCCGAGGGGGAATAGTAAACATATGAAAATCACAcacaaataaatgtaataaacaAAGCAGCATCTCAATGAGGGAGAGAGTCCACGTCGAGTCCAGCCCGAAATGGACACgtcaggggcaggggcaggggcaggggcaggggacAAGGACGGCCCATGGATGGCATGCCCCTTGCCTTCCCGGCTTCCCCCGCCCCCGGTTTTCCATCGCCGGCGATTGCAGCCTGCCAAAAAATTAACAGATGTCTCGCATTAGATGCGCTTCACTCGACCCCAGAGACCCGCGGCGGCGAGCCAATGAGGCGGTTTAGGGCACAGTGGGTCGGGGACGGACAATAAGTGGGAACAAAAAGTATCGTTTAATATATTCATAAGtagtataataaataaattcataaatcCACTCAATTATTCACTCATTTTTAGTTGGCTGTTAACAACTGTCAAGATCTCCCAAGTTTTACAATCTTCATAAGGTCTAGAAACATGGCTAACCTTACTAAAGTCTGTGAAAATATTTCAGAAGGATATAGATGCCATCAATTTGGAGTTAAAATgcatacatttattattaataattgcTTTATCAATCAACAaggctttaaaaaatacatatgtttcaaatatttgctatatcaaatagcttagaattttgtaaacaattttttttaagaccccaaaaatttctttttaaaaaaactaatttttccTGAAATGTTACAATATTAAAACACgtgaattataaaaatgtattcggtagacatattaattaaataaatgttgtgTTCTGTACCAAATCACCTATAATTTGTTGATTcatttggaatttttttagTTCCCAAATGTTTGGTATCAAATAATATAGACTGTTTTTGACATGtgataatatttcaatagatttttaaaatacaagcATTTCCGTTAGAACAATAATTTGgaacaaaaattgtaatttagtttttaaattgacATCGAACCACTGTGCAGGTGAGCCAGGGAATTGGGAGCAATTTTTGGGCAAACGGAATCGAGACAAATCGCCAGCGAATAAAGCAAATCGGAATAAAGCGTTTTAGGTGGAGTGGActggaagtggaagtggagtCGGAGGTGGAGGTGGGACCGCGAGATAAGCCACACGGCAGCAGgtagcaaaatatttatttttcctttttcaatatttaccCTCTCCACCAGACCCGCTATTTGGCCACACGATTTAGTTCCCCTACAAATGGGTCTTAAAACGTATCACCATACTATATTATCAGACATTCCTTTTATCACATACCAACTATGTAGTATGCTATATTATATGCCAAGATCTTGGTAAACAGTTGGGATTTTTATCAAGGCTTTGTATTATCGATATTATGTTATTTCTATAACACATTTAATAATGTTTTGTGAACCCTACTCTTTATAAGGGAAACTTAGTACCTCCAAAATTCTTTTATCCAAAATTCTCCTATAAATCATCATAAATGGTATTCCATAATTCGGCGTTATAAGCAAAAACCGCTCTCTTCCGTACTATTTGCAGCTGTAAATCTTCCTGTACTTTGGGACCCTCGACTGGCTGGTTCTCCAGTGGCCAAGTGGTGGTCATACGGAGGAGATTGCCAGTGCCGGAGAGGAGCGGCGCTAGACAGCTGGGACTGGCGGGGAAATGGGGCAGGACAAGATGGGATGGGGATAGTAGCGACCAGAGCGGCGGCTGGAATTTCGCcagacataaatattttttatcacttTCCATGGCCAGCAACCCTTGTCCCCGCGCTGTTTATTTCGTTGCATTTGTAATGAAGTCCGGACTCGGGATTCCGGCGGAGactaattcaaatttaagccatagaaaattaatttttccccACCCCCCgcccaccaaaaaaaaagccagcttCGCGGGGTGGAAAATCTGatggaaaagcgggaaagtAGACGGACAACTTTCGGCTTATGCGGCTTAGTAAGCTTCAAGGTCGATTTAGGGCCGTTGGCCAGGGGTTAAAGAGTTTAGGCAAATTTCTGGCCAGCATCCAGCCGGGCTCTTTGTTTACGCAGATTTACGGACACTAGACGGCAAATCCCAGACGTGATTACCCGCACTTGTGACTAATTTAAATGCTTCAATCACATTTTGAGATACATAGGTTTTTCCTATGGCATGCTTAACCAAGGAGAGCTGGAACTGTAGTGGCTAATACCCTGTAATTCTGTAGTTTTTCTCCCCCTAGCTAATGCTCTGCGCTTCATCGGCAATTGTCATGGGATTTTCTTTTTGCCATAAGCCATACATTAGTGCCGGCCGACGTTGCGTGGAGTCTTTAAGCTGACCTTTGACCCCCCTTCCACCCACTCCTGGGCCTGGTCAGAGCTACCTCCGCCCCCCCATTGGTTGGCTTTTGATTAATTCAGCATGAGGACGACAAGGTGGACTTCAATGGCCTACAAAAAAGTTAATCGTTAGTAATTTATGGCCAAGGTAAGGCGACCTGAAGGTATGCTGGATGCAGAGTGGAACATCCCAGGACGAGGATACTGATGATGATGGAGATGGAGCTGGTGGCTGGCATAAATCCCGATATGCTCGCACATTCTTGGCGGAGACTAGACAATCGTCTCGAGCCATCCGAGGCATTCGACTGCGCCATTCCGAGTCTCGaataaaacaccaaaaatgCAAAGACAGGAATGTTGATGGCAATTGGAGCGATGGCATCGATGGCCAGTGCAAGGCCAGAGTGCTCGAGTGCCGGGGAACTGGAGTGGCGACAGGAGGCGGGGGATGGGGGATGGGTCCACAATCACCGGGCCCAGCCCCATGGCAATCACACAAAGCTCGCAATTGAAAACGCCACTCGAAGCGCAGTTCCAGCCCCCGGGTGCCCGAGCCCCCAACTTTCCCTGCAATCCTGTCCAGCAAACGCACTCGATTGCACTGTCCAGCGTGAGCGGCCATGAAAAGACCTCTGCTCTTGACCGGGGGCAGCTCGAGAGATCAATATCAATATCCAGGGACAATATGGGCTCAATGGAAGAATAGCTGCTTCATCACTTGGACAGGCGGGCTCAAATTTACACAGGGAACACTTGCTATAAACGACGGCGCACCACATGCACACGGGGTACATAAGAGAAAAACACTTCAAAACTAGTTTAAAGGGTTTCGAAATATGGATAAAAGGGATTATCTCttgtaacttttgtttttttttttctatttggAAACCCGATTAAATTTCAACTATAAATCTTCAGTTAGATAAGATAATTTCACACACAATCATTAAAGTATTTTACTATATAAAGATAGAGATTATAAGATAGAGAGCTGAATAGTTTTTGTTATGGTTCTGTAATCATTCGatgttctaaaataatttttaccaACTCTTAAAAGATGCCTTCATTATAACAAAGGTATTACGGGACAATTTTTAAGAGcttacaacttttttaaaataccacCTATATCACCTATAAGACCCATGAAATGCGCTATTTCCCAAGTGAATTCCTCAAAATCCCCCAAAATGTATTACATATCTGGATTTCAAAGCATTATTAAGCATGATATTTGCACATAAGAACTATGTATATAAGGTTTAGATAGATATGAAAACCCTATATCATATGGTTTTTGAGATTTAACCACCTTAACAATCTGAAATGCCGATATAATGCCCCAAAATATACCCTAAAAACCCGAAAATCCCCATATATCAGTTTTCAAAGTGTCAGAATGGATCGTTTCCATGGGATGGGTACTCACTCTTGCACTCGTTGGCGTCGTTGTCGGTGGCCCTGCCCCAGGGGCGGTCGAAGTAGAAGGGCTTGCAGCGCTCGCACTCGGGGCCGGCGGTGTTGTGCTTGCAGGCGCAGGTCATGGCCAGCTTGGCGCTCATCTGGGTGCTCCGGCCGAAGTGGGCGGCCAgcgaggaggcggcggcggcggggcCCGCGTCCTCGTCCTGCCCGTCATCCGCGTCCGTTCCCgatcccgctcccgctcccgaGCTCATGGTGGCCACGCACTCGGAGGCATGGCCGTTGCACTTGCACCGGCCGCCGACGGCGAAGTCCGAGACGGCGTAGTGCTGCGAAATGGGCAGGGCCACGGAGGCGGCGGCCGAGGGGGCGGCTGTGCTGGCCGGGGGCGTGGTCTTGCCCGGCGCCGTGACCTTGGGCTGCGGGGGCGTGGTCGCCGCCAGCTTGCTCTGGTAGTGCTTCTCATAGGCACTGGCCTTGTGCTTGCGCTTGAGACCCGAGGACTCTCCATCGCTGGCATAGTCCAGGTGGAGGTGGTCGTCGTCCAGCTCCAGGTGCTTCTTGGGCTCCTCGTACTCATCGTAGCCGGCGTCGGCACTGTCGTTGTCCTGCAGATTGTAGTCGTACTCGTCCTGCTCGCCGTCCATCTCCAGGTCCGCCTcatcgtcctcgtcgtcgtcgtcgtcctcctcccGACTGCCGCCCATCTCATCGCTGAAGGCATTGGCGTTCTTCACTTTgagcagctgcggcggcagtTCCAGGCGATGGAACACCACCCGGATGTCGGTGGCCGTCACCCAGTCCTGCAGGACCAGCGAGGAGTCGAGATCATTGGCCGACGGACGACCCTCCAGGGTGTTGAAGGCGAACCTCTGCGCCGCGCCACCCGTGTCGTGCTGCGAGTTGATGCAGCGCGCCTCCTGCTCGTTGAACTTGGAGATCTTGGCCCGGTCCGGGCGACCGTAGAACTTCTGGCACTGGGAGCTGTAGAACTGGAAGGGCTGCCAGGTCTGGCCGAAGTCGGAGCTCTTGAAGATGGCCAGCGAGTCGGGGCGTGGCGAGCGGGGGCAGAAGGAGAGCGATATGTAGGTCAGCTCGTACTTCTTGCCCAGCGACAGGGTCAGGGTGACATTGTCCGGCGGCGCGGTGTCCGGGTCGTGGGGCACGTTCACCGCCCCCGACCGCCAGCAGGTCACGTTGCTGGGGTTGTTCAGATCGGTCAGCGCCGCGGGGCCATACCGCTGCTGCTCGCAGGCCCGGCACTCGCCGGCATTGCCGTCGCGCAGGAGCTCGCAGTACCGCTCCGGCTGCTGGGCGCCACAGACGCTCGATGCCTGGACGGGATTCCCGTAGGCGGCGTTCACGAAGCTGGGCAGGCACTTGCGCGGCTTGCCCTCGAAGTAGCACGGGTCGTTGGCCGATATGCCGGCGGCCCAAGAGGAGCGCGTTCCGGATCCGATGGCCACGGCCAGGATCAGCGGCAGGAGCTGCAGCAGGCCCATCCTCACCCTGAATCGGAAATGGGTAGAACTATAGTCGACTGGCTAGCTGGCGACTATGTGGTCCCAGTAAGCTTCTCATACTCCCCGCTGCTCGATAGGGAACCCCTTATAAGGGAACACTATATCTAATTGGTTCCCTAGAAATATAATCTCACTTTCGGTTCTAAAAGAAAGCCTCTAATTTCTATGAATGTGAAATTAATGTTAggaatgaaaaaataaaacatataacCCTTCTTAAAGGATCATTATAATggtaatatatgtttaaataaGTTCCCAAGTCAGGTAATGGCTAATTGAAGACTATAATCACTTGTTATTCAGAGcacttttcacttttaaaTAGTATTCAAGCTTTATAAACCACTATGAATGAGAGAACCTAATTTCTAATTTCccgaaataatttaatttccttttatACATAGTTACCACTTGAACtatccttaaatattttgttattagaAAACTCggacgatattccctcaaatCACTGTTATCAAGTTGAACTTCCCATACCCTGAAGAACTAGATGTTTATAAAAACACCCCTCAAGGATTTTGACTTGGAGAAGAaagataaaatgttatttgttaTGAACCTGCTCTTTCTTCCAAGGTATCCTAATTTCTAATTTCccgaaataatttaatttctttttatacaTAGTTACCACTTGAACtatccttaaatattttgttattagaAAACTCggacgatattccctcaaatCACTGTTATCAAGTTGAACTTCCCATACCCTGAAGAACTAGATGTTTATAAAAACACCCCTCAAGGATTTTGACTTGGAGAAGAAagataaaatgttatatgttatGAACCTGCTCTTTCTTCCAAGGTATCCTTCGGGCTACCCATCGATACGGACACTTCCTACATCACTTCCTACATCACCTCCTACATCACCTCCTACATCATAGACGGGGAATACTCGAAGCTCGTGGGAGCCCTACACCAGTTATCTACGTACATTGGCTCGAATGCGAGGTACCTCGTTCTCGGGACGCGTCCCGCTGTCACTGTCAGTTGCACTGGGTTTCTGCAAGTGTATGTGTCTCCGGCGGAGAGCGTACTCGGCTGTCTCGGTCACACACTCGGGAGGATCGcgtcggggtcaccaaacaaacaaacaacaaaaacaagacgCGGCGACGGCACTCGCGGCGTCACTGAGTCTGCCGCAGGGGCATGCAACAGCTGCTCTAGTGGTGCCACCGATTCTCAGTGCTAGACTCTTCCTGGTGGGCGATTCTCCAAGCCAAGTGCGAAACCGATTCTCCGGGCTGCGTTGCCACTCGGTCAACGGCCAGCGTGTTTCTGTGCGCCACGGCGACGTCCTCGCGCCAATTGCCCCCAAAAAGGTCCTGTTCCGATTCCGTCGGCCCTCGTTGCGCCCCGATGCGACGTGTTTCGTCTTGTCTCGCCTCGTTCCGAACCGCCTCGAATCTCTGCTCTCGTCCTGTCGCGgaggctgctgctcctgccttGTCGCTCTCTCGCTCTACGCCTCCACCCCTCTCTCTCTCACTCGCACAGAAGaaccagaaaaaaaaatacccaCGAAGGCCCGACGCGCACTTCGGTTGGTTTGGTTGGTCTCGATTTCGCTTTCGTACCGCCTCGAAATCGCCTCGAAATCGCTCGCTTGCGCCGCTCAACGCTGTTCACCTGGCAAACGCTCGGTCGAAACTGATTGCTTGGCTTGGGTCTTGGGCTTCGCTGTCGTCGGAGACGCGAGAGAGCGGATGCTGCCCGGCAACATTCCGCGGCTCCCGCAACATTCTCACAGAACTTAGTTACTCTGGATGCTCGAGGTGCCAAAGAAACTAAAGAAACTGTTTATGAAGTGgtttcagaactaaaaaagaaattccTGAAGCATTTGTTTTAATACACCCAACTACATTTTCATTACCAATAAGGCTAGTCTTTAAAGTTCATTAGAGTTAAGTGAATGTAATGCCTGCAATGGTATTTGGTATGGCATAGAATTGGgactttgtttatatttttaaatttaaaatgaaaatattggtatttaaagtaattttttgctacatatttgtaaaaataacctttttagttttcatttatttgctaaatatatatatatatatatacttattatATTAGAACCGTAAGTTTAAAGTTAAGCTTTGTTTTCCAGTTTTGAAATCTGGAAGCCCATGTTGCTGGATGCTGCTCATGTTGCTTGGCGCTCCCCGCAACATTTGTTGCTGGCTCTCTCGGGAACATTTTCAAAGTGATGTTGATAAGGGACTCCATAAGCATGTCAAAAAAGGAAAGATCTTTGAACTCGTAATCTGTGAGCTATTGTAAAAGGAAAACAGGCACACTTCAATGTTTTCGATAATTGAtaatgcatatatatatatcttagacaaataaaattatttttctgtcATATATCAGGTCTTTAAAAGgtttttgatattaaaaatgaaagaacAAATTAAAGTATCATTTTAATGTATCATTTTTTATGGGTATACATGCTAAGAGAGTGCCAGCAATaccataatttataatttgtgaATTCGTACAGGCTTATTAATTCCATTTTGCGCTTTGTTCGATACTTTCCCTCTCGCCAGGCATCTGCGCACAAGATCTGTCACTCGATTTCGGGTCGCACCTTCCTCACAACAAAGACGCCGTTCCCAAAACTTCCGCTGTCATGATTCCGTTTCAAAATTCCACTCATTCACGAATGCTAATCGCCCGACGGAGGAGATGTTTATGTGCGCATGGGAGTCGGAGTCCGGTTCGGCTGGAGAAGACGCGGCGACGCCTGCGCAGCAGTTTCTGCGGGCTGTGGATGTCTTCTTCCTGAAAGCGACTCTTAATGCTCGCGGCTCGCCCAGCGGCATGCCCCGGCCAGCGATTTGTAAAGAGGGCCTCCAGGGGCCGCCCGACGAGAGGGAACGTGCCGGCAGAAGTCTTCGCCGGTCTCGGAGACAGGGCTTCCGTTCCGCACAGTccagtcaaaaaaaaaacacctttGTTCACGCTTATTTATTGGTTTGATTATACctcattatttaaaaatatattgtaatccctactatatatatatagcatACTATCCTAAAGATCTTAAGAAGCCCATTATAATTTTACTATAATATGATGGGTTAGTTAAGATATTGTGAGATATGTAGGttagtatttttttagtttggtCAATGGAACAgcaaaaatatcatttataaATGTAGAGATCTTGTATAGATCTTGTACAACctgttatgactttttatgtAGTATcatgatataatatatttattacatataatgatatatataCGACAAAATATTGTGATATAGGTATGTATTTTTCAAGTTTGATCGATGGAACAgcaaaaatatcatttataaATGCTATTTAAATCTTGTACAATGTATAATTGTATAATGATATATATGTAGTATaatcatataatatatttaatatatttattgatatatatatatgacaAAATAAAGTGATATAGgtaaatacatatgtatttttaagtttgATCGATGGAACagccaaaatattatttataaaggtGAGATCCTTAACAATTAAccgtaataatattaatttttaaacaccAGATCGTTTACCTCATCAGAGATATAATATAAGCCGTGAAAACGATTATATTTACGAAGTTTTgttatttgaaaattatattctATTGAATAGTATAGATCTTGCACAACCTATTATGACGTTTAATGTAGTACaatcatataatatataataatatacaattataaaatatatcatatataatgatatatataAAGCATAATAATGAGATATAGgtaagtattttttaagttcGTTGATGGAACAGCAAAAATATTATCTATCAAGGTGAGATCCTTAACAAATAActctaataaaattaagttttgaTCACCAGATCGTTTACCTCATCGGAGATATATTATGAGCCGCGAAAACGGTTATATCTGCCATGACCTTTCACACCCGAGAGTGGAAATTAATAAGAAGTCAGGGTGATTTCGAGAGGCGAGTGGTAAAATCCCCATTAATTTCTGTGTGTGCACTTCCTCCGCTCGGCTGCTTACTTttgatttattgtttttgaCATCTCTTCGGCTCGTCGTCTCCAGGCTCCTATTTCTGCGCTCCTCGAGGAGGAGAGTCCCCGGGCTGGATTCGGGTttgggtctgggtctgggtctgCGTTTCAAGTGCTTCAAGACCCGGAGCTGGAAATCTTTCGGgcatgttttatttataacggATTTGCTTCTGCCGCCACTTTTGGCTTTCCGCCGTCAttgtttgtaaatatttatgccagCCGCACATGTGTGTGGCTGGGGCGGCGGACCCTTCCTCGAGCCTCCTTTTTGACCTGCTGCGGACCCGGTTTTGGGTCCACTTCGCTAATTCCGGAGCTGGCCTTaatggaatttaaatttcGTTGGGCCCCTCGCCTAGGAAACCGCAGCGAGATATGATTGCGTTTCCCTATTGAGGAAAACTTTCGGTCGATTTCACTCCGCCCGGAGCTCTCTCGGCCatataaaaagaaatgcgGACCGCAGCGCCTGCTTTTGGCCAGGCTCAAGTCTTAGGCACTCAGAAAAATATCTACGCATTATatgggaaaatatatatactatatactaTAGTAAACCAAATTGTTAAACTATTTTCAGGAAATAAAAGAACTTTTGACTTCTATATTATGATTGTataaattgctttaaattattttgcgGTTGtttacattaataaaaataagtatatttgcatttttcatgAATAgggaatttttttaatcaagaaAATGTATGCTTTTCTTTGgtaattcaataaataataaacatttttctatatttaatgATTGGATAAATAGGTTTTATTAACACTAAATTAAAGTGTGGTAATTtatgattataaaaaaaactatactAGATTCAGAAAATTTCAGAGACTAGCTTGTGCAAAAATGCCAAggattatatttaattgtttataacCCACTGcaatttctctctgtgcaccGAAAAGTGCGGAACGTGTAATTATGACGCCTCCTCGCACTTGGCCGGGCAAAATGTAAGTGGCCAGCACCTGATCATTACGATCATTATGGAGCTCCGTTGGCGCAGTTGCTCCAGATGAGGCCGCTGATGGAAATGGTGATGATGAGGACGACGGCCTTTCATTCGGGGCGTGGCACTAGAGCGAACGCCTGGCCAAATTTGTCCCACGATCACGATATTTTCCGGCAGCTCCAACAGTTTTTCGTTTCAATGTTAAAGTTTAGAAAAGTGAGAAAATGGTGAGAGGAAGGTGTGAACAAAAGCTGCAAGTCTTCAATTAACTTAAGTAaaaatttcttattattaaataatattaaaatacagcTTCAAAATTctactaaaatatatatcaaataaTTCTAAccaattaaacaaattgtacTTAATGCTTTGCCATAATTGAATATAGTTTTCAGCTTACCACTCCCCCAATCCTTTCATACAAATTGGTTTGTCTAtgctttaaattttcaattaattttcccAAATGGCCCGGCTTACTGCTGCCGAAATGTTTGCTGGAATATTAGTTATTTTTCGGTTTCCTGCTGCTGTGGTTGTTTATACGTATTTCTAATGAGCCTTTCCCCAGCATCCGGGTGCGTTTGTGTGTATTTTTTCgtttaaatgatttatttatttttgctcaAGCTTTTGGCCTGTCCGCCGCAACACACATCCCTTAGACCCAGGATTGAGTTCTACATGCAGCGAAATGGTGGAGGAATCTGTGTTAATTCATGGGAATTTGTTGGTAAATTCAGTTGATCTATTAAGAAATTCATTTTAAGCACAAAACTCTTTAACAAGATTcctacacagagaaaaatgtataaatctTAACCTTATAAAGGAGGATGTTCTAAAACTTAGCTAAGGATTCAGCCTAAGAATgcccaaaaataattgttaaaaaaatccaaattgaTCTGCTGTATggtaataatttatatttaaaaatcataaatggaagtattataattttcctttaaaaattaaatatatgtatatatatgcagataatatattttttatttataattaaaagcaATGAGTTTATATAAGAACATAATCATTTATACATGGTtaattctttaatttatataagtaaaaaatttatatataatttagcTGTAAGTTCATTTTCAGCGGCATAAAGAACACTTTTGCATACAATTGTTTggaatatttattcatttttgtaTTACACTATTAAGTTGTAATTTAGCATAGAAGAAACGGTTGTGGAAAACTCCTTataatgtttattaattttataaatatataaataatatttttatgttatacttttta containing:
- the LOC108025851 gene encoding netrin-B isoform X1; protein product: MVRMGLLQLLPLILAVAIGSGTRSSWAAGISANDPCYFEGKPRKCLPSFVNAAYGNPVQASSVCGAQQPERYCELLRDGNAGECRACEQQRYGPAALTDLNNPSNVTCWRSGAVNVPHDPDTAPPDNVTLTLSLGKKYELTYISLSFCPRSPRPDSLAIFKSSDFGQTWQPFQFYSSQCQKFYGRPDRAKISKFNEQEARCINSQHDTGGAAQRFAFNTLEGRPSANDLDSSLVLQDWVTATDIRVVFHRLELPPQLLKVKNANAFSDEMGGSREEDDDDDEDDEADLEMDGEQDEYDYNLQDNDSADAGYDEYEEPKKHLELDDDHLHLDYASDGESSGLKRKHKASAYEKHYQSKLAATTPPQPKVTAPGKTTPPASTAAPSAAASVALPISQHYAVSDFAVGGRCKCNGHASECVATMSSGAGAGSGTDADDGQDEDAGPAAAASSLAAHFGRSTQMSAKLAMTCACKHNTAGPECERCKPFYFDRPWGRATDNDANECKMCQCNGHARRCRFNLELYKLSGRVSGGVCYNCQHDTTGRYCHYCREGYYRDATKPPNHRKVCKRCDCHPVGSTGKTCNHLSGQCPCKEGVTGLTCNRCARGYQQTRSHVAPCIKVPTNANMIQAESAGGGGGGTGDYKDGGGSQVEEMKKYCGKCKASPKKLNLNKFCMEDYAILAKVIGHDRASQDISTEKFSIERQNEIYKYEINIQTIFKRNPMSGTTSSLLGRGNMMLLVPRKSIECQCPKIKLNKSYLILGRDSEAAPGYLAIGPSSVVLEWKDEWSLRMKRFQRRARKCS
- the LOC108025851 gene encoding netrin-B isoform X2, translated to MGLLQLLPLILAVAIGSGTRSSWAAGISANDPCYFEGKPRKCLPSFVNAAYGNPVQASSVCGAQQPERYCELLRDGNAGECRACEQQRYGPAALTDLNNPSNVTCWRSGAVNVPHDPDTAPPDNVTLTLSLGKKYELTYISLSFCPRSPRPDSLAIFKSSDFGQTWQPFQFYSSQCQKFYGRPDRAKISKFNEQEARCINSQHDTGGAAQRFAFNTLEGRPSANDLDSSLVLQDWVTATDIRVVFHRLELPPQLLKVKNANAFSDEMGGSREEDDDDDEDDEADLEMDGEQDEYDYNLQDNDSADAGYDEYEEPKKHLELDDDHLHLDYASDGESSGLKRKHKASAYEKHYQSKLAATTPPQPKVTAPGKTTPPASTAAPSAAASVALPISQHYAVSDFAVGGRCKCNGHASECVATMSSGAGAGSGTDADDGQDEDAGPAAAASSLAAHFGRSTQMSAKLAMTCACKHNTAGPECERCKPFYFDRPWGRATDNDANECKMCQCNGHARRCRFNLELYKLSGRVSGGVCYNCQHDTTGRYCHYCREGYYRDATKPPNHRKVCKRCDCHPVGSTGKTCNHLSGQCPCKEGVTGLTCNRCARGYQQTRSHVAPCIKVPTNANMIQAESAGGGGGGTGDYKDGGGSQVEEMKKYCGKCKASPKKLNLNKFCMEDYAILAKVIGHDRASQDISTEKFSIERQNEIYKYEINIQTIFKRNPMSGTTSSLLGRGNMMLLVPRKSIECQCPKIKLNKSYLILGRDSEAAPGYLAIGPSSVVLEWKDEWSLRMKRFQRRARKCS